From a region of the Balaenoptera musculus isolate JJ_BM4_2016_0621 chromosome 15, mBalMus1.pri.v3, whole genome shotgun sequence genome:
- the LOC118881431 gene encoding transcription elongation factor A protein-like 8, translating to MQKSCEENEGKAQNMPKAEEDRPMEAVPQEAERNPLPSEEGVSQEAEGNLRGGLTQPGQGYKEDTPVRHLDPEEMIRGVDELERLREEIRRVRNKFVMMHWKQRHSRSHPYPVCFRP from the coding sequence ATGCAAAAGTCttgtgaagaaaatgaaggaaaagcacAGAACATGCCAAAGGCTGAGGAAGACCGCCCTATGGAAGCTGTACCACAGGAGGCAGAAAGAAATCCTCTACCTTCTGAAGAAGGTGTAAGCCAGGAAGCAGAAGGAAACCTTAGAGGAGGGCTGACTCAGCCTGGTCAGGGATATAAAGAGGACACTCCGGTTAGGCATTTGGACCCAGAAGAAATGATAAGAGGAGTAGATGAGTTGGAAAGGCTTAGGGAAGAGATAAGAAGAGTAAGAAACAAGTTTGTGATGATGCATTGGAAACAAAGACATTCACGCAGCCATCCTTATCCTGTGTGCTTTAGgccttga